Proteins from one Halovivax limisalsi genomic window:
- a CDS encoding signal peptidase I: MDGWGYIDRTIGIGIAVVVAALLLGHVLGQPILLGYVASGSMAPELAAGDGFVAVPDGVSGEISEGDVVVFEAREVNEGELTTHRVVDVTDEGYVTRGDANPFTDQDAGEPPVTDGQVVATALRLGGGVVTIPHLGTIAMEIGAAADALAGTVSGVTGGPSDGGGAGALLVGIGIVLAGFGFVLDRAGPARRDAERSYARENVLSVWTAIGLVLLVLVTLATAAMVIPSGTTAYDVVSTDRPTDDPQVLAPGETGELTRVVDNAGWLPVVVRTEAASPGVTVEPATRTVGPSAQAETTVQLAAPTAEGRYLRTVSEYRYLLVAPPGVLVAAHDVHPYLAVAVVDAVVVGATVALVLVVFGSGDLRLRRPGDHVPAARRLHRRVRRWIG, from the coding sequence ATGGACGGATGGGGATACATCGACCGGACGATCGGGATCGGGATCGCCGTCGTCGTGGCGGCGCTACTGCTGGGTCACGTGCTGGGCCAGCCGATCCTGCTCGGGTACGTCGCGTCGGGGAGCATGGCGCCCGAACTCGCGGCCGGCGACGGCTTCGTCGCCGTGCCGGACGGCGTCTCGGGGGAGATCTCCGAAGGCGACGTCGTCGTCTTCGAAGCGCGCGAGGTCAACGAGGGGGAGCTGACGACCCACCGCGTCGTCGACGTGACCGACGAGGGCTACGTTACCAGGGGCGACGCGAACCCGTTCACCGACCAGGACGCGGGCGAGCCGCCGGTGACCGACGGGCAGGTCGTCGCCACGGCGCTCCGCCTCGGCGGGGGCGTCGTGACGATCCCGCATCTCGGAACGATCGCGATGGAGATCGGCGCGGCCGCCGACGCGCTCGCGGGAACCGTCTCGGGCGTCACCGGCGGCCCCTCGGACGGTGGCGGAGCGGGCGCGCTGCTCGTCGGGATCGGGATCGTCCTCGCCGGCTTCGGGTTCGTCCTCGATCGGGCGGGGCCGGCTCGCCGGGACGCCGAGCGGTCCTACGCGCGCGAGAACGTCCTCAGCGTCTGGACGGCGATCGGGCTCGTCCTGCTCGTGCTCGTGACGCTCGCGACGGCCGCGATGGTGATCCCGTCGGGGACCACCGCTTACGACGTCGTGAGCACGGACCGGCCGACCGACGATCCGCAGGTGCTCGCGCCCGGCGAGACGGGCGAGCTGACCCGCGTCGTCGACAACGCCGGCTGGCTGCCGGTCGTCGTCCGGACGGAGGCCGCCAGTCCCGGCGTCACCGTCGAGCCCGCGACCCGGACCGTCGGCCCGAGCGCGCAGGCCGAAACGACCGTCCAGCTCGCGGCGCCGACCGCGGAGGGACGCTATCTCCGGACGGTCAGCGAGTATCGCTACCTGCTGGTCGCGCCGCCGGGCGTGCTCGTCGCCGCCCACGACGTCCATCCGTACCTCGCCGTCGCGGTGGTCGACGCGGTCGTCGTGGGGGCGACGGTCGCGCTCGTGCTGGTCGTCTTCGGATCGGGCGACCTCAGACTGCGGCGGCCGGGAGACCACGTCCCGGCCGCCAGGCGACTCCACAGGCGGGTGCGACGATGGATCGGCTGA
- a CDS encoding DUF7344 domain-containing protein: protein MRVRGLTRTESSRRGDVFDLLSNRRRRYAIHYCKQADGPVTLGELAEQVAAWELEKEIAALTSAERKRVYTALQQTHLPTLERANVIEFEDHSVELTEEAAELEVYLDIVPGNSIPWGVYYLGLSALGSAVLAGVWIGLVPTSTVPTLGWAMIVLAAVGISALAHVLSSRRYRLGEIDRPP, encoded by the coding sequence GTGAGGGTGAGAGGACTGACACGAACGGAATCGTCACGACGCGGCGACGTTTTCGACCTGTTGAGCAATCGCCGTCGGCGCTACGCGATCCACTACTGCAAGCAGGCGGACGGCCCGGTGACGCTTGGCGAGCTGGCCGAGCAGGTCGCCGCCTGGGAGCTCGAGAAGGAGATCGCGGCGCTCACCTCGGCCGAGCGAAAGCGCGTGTACACCGCGTTACAGCAGACGCACCTGCCCACGCTCGAACGCGCGAACGTGATCGAGTTCGAGGACCACTCCGTCGAACTGACCGAGGAGGCGGCCGAGCTCGAGGTCTACCTCGACATCGTCCCCGGGAACTCGATCCCCTGGGGCGTCTACTACCTCGGACTCAGCGCGCTCGGCTCCGCCGTCCTGGCCGGCGTCTGGATCGGGCTGGTGCCGACGAGCACGGTCCCGACGCTCGGCTGGGCGATGATCGTCCTGGCTGCCGTCGGAATCTCTGCGCTCGCACACGTGCTGTCGAGTCGGCGCTACCGACTGGGGGAGATCGACCGGCCGCCGTAA
- a CDS encoding CARDB domain-containing protein codes for MGALSGGWVRALVLLLGFAVVASVATVPAVAVERDDTDDESGVSLSPASEYATIEDGELTLRFDDLADRATTTAHEVFTVRANARRDLWIDHDRPGITFYVDETPGRPLDETNALRLEPGEVRAVGVEIDTRTAASGPQTFTIVTRAPGASPGLPPGGPEIPPEPPGDGDGPEKPVEPVPSRLTVTAVSVERTDVSVGETVSATATVSNPGSERIEEVLGMAVNGVLLDDRLVSVAPGERRTVTFTWQVERDGTYVASIGGVAAATVTATEPAAPAFGASELASPLAVTITPPAALALLVLRSLIRRRKFYD; via the coding sequence ATGGGAGCACTCTCTGGGGGATGGGTCCGTGCGCTGGTCCTGCTGCTCGGTTTCGCCGTCGTCGCGTCGGTCGCGACCGTTCCGGCGGTGGCCGTCGAGCGCGACGATACCGACGACGAGAGCGGCGTGTCGCTGTCGCCGGCGAGCGAGTACGCGACGATCGAAGACGGCGAGCTCACGCTTCGGTTCGACGACCTCGCCGACCGGGCGACCACGACCGCCCACGAAGTCTTCACCGTGCGCGCTAACGCGCGACGCGATCTCTGGATCGATCACGACCGTCCGGGGATCACGTTTTACGTCGACGAAACGCCGGGGAGGCCCCTCGACGAGACGAATGCGCTCCGGCTCGAACCCGGCGAGGTGCGCGCCGTCGGCGTCGAGATCGACACCCGGACCGCGGCCTCGGGTCCGCAGACGTTCACGATCGTCACCCGAGCGCCCGGGGCGTCGCCCGGGCTACCTCCCGGCGGACCCGAGATTCCGCCGGAACCGCCGGGCGACGGCGACGGACCCGAAAAACCGGTCGAACCGGTGCCGAGTCGGCTGACGGTCACGGCCGTCTCGGTCGAGCGGACCGACGTCTCGGTCGGCGAGACCGTCTCGGCCACCGCGACCGTGTCCAATCCCGGGAGCGAGCGAATCGAGGAGGTCCTCGGGATGGCCGTCAACGGCGTTCTCCTGGACGATCGGCTCGTGTCCGTGGCGCCGGGCGAGCGACGGACGGTGACGTTCACCTGGCAGGTCGAGCGCGACGGCACCTACGTCGCCTCGATCGGCGGCGTCGCCGCGGCGACCGTCACCGCCACCGAGCCCGCAGCCCCGGCGTTCGGCGCGTCCGAACTCGCCTCGCCGCTCGCCGTGACGATAACGCCGCCGGCGGCGCTCGCCCTCCTCGTCCTCCGCTCGCTTATTCGTCGTCGAAAGTTCTACGATTAA